The DNA sequence ttatttcaatcatctatataaattctacaaagaaatacgaattcagtgcttttactttaaaatatcagtttttcatgtagtgcattagttagtaattgtttgttattatgtgtcctcagttttgttatgtaaattaaaacattcgttccaagtaatattcactaaaccagttcattggcttaattagttgatattcccaagtaaaatgtaatgtaatcagtgaatctgcaatgtacttgtgtgtttccattaaaaaaataagtggttccattaaataaatattacatagaAACAGcatgagtaaagattacaaacactttctgtgtggaaaaaacttgcctagcttttatTAAGCAAATGTcaatccaatttttttcagattcCGTCATTTCCGACAGGACATGAACGCATCGGGGCTTCGCCGCGGTCAGCTGACTCGGTGCTGTGAGATCATGTGGCGTTTACAGTCAGAGCGGTGAAGTGTGTGAACAACAACCAAGGTCTCTTCAAACAAAACACAGCTCGGTGGTCGTCAGTGCTCGGTGTGTTTGTCCCCTTCACTCGTCCGACATGGCTTGGACTAAATACCAGCTGTTCCTTGCGGGACTTATGCTAACAACTGGCTCCCTCAACACATTATCGGCAAAGTGAGTAAATTGAATTATGTTTTTCTGCTGGTGTCATGTGTTTATAGTTAAGTTACGGTCACTGTATGAGAATTTGCTGCAAAACCAGGGTTGGATGAATGTTTTAACACAAACTGGTATTTTTAAGCTATAGTTTAGCTAATGCATCGAGCTagcttgttttgtttaaaagtatTAGCATGTTATCTAGTTGTATTTACAGCTGCTGTATCTGTTAGCAAGCAACGTTAGCCTGTAAATAACAAGCTAATGTATTGTTAGCGTGTTAGCTAATATAAACATCGTTATCAAGCTGTTGGTGTAATGGGAAGCTTCAGAAAACTAATGACagacattttaatgttattgACAGACCTGATAAGGCTGCTGCCAGGAAGCAGTTCAACGACTCTTCAAAGAAAAACTTATCTAAAAATCAAATGACTGCAGCTATCCAATATATACTCTGTGTTTAACAAACTTTGACTCAGGCATTGATGTCTGTCAGGGGTTTGGTAATAGCCGGGTACACTATAGCCTTGTGGGTCACAggtaaatacaatatattggcACCAGGGATTAGTCATCATTTAACTCAGACTGCAATTTACTTTCATTATCACCTTGTCTTAAAAacgtgacaaaaacaacaaagtaataGTACATATTTTCATCTTCCTGGACCACAGAGACAAATAccaaaatgcaaatatattttagatataatcatttaaaacagggaaaagCAGGTAATCATCACACATGATAAGCAGGAAACAGTGAATGTTTTGCATTTTCCCTTGATAAAAGGCTTCCTTAATTATCTGTTGACTGGCTGTTTGATAAATACACACCATCATTTCAGTCATGATGTAATTCctcattagagctgcaacaattgaTGCAAGAAATCATCTTAATAATCAGTTAGTAGTTGAAATAAAGactatttttttcatgcaaaaatggcagaaaattatgttttcagtGTCTCTATCATGGAGATTTCACacgtttctgtgttttatatcaCATTAAACAAATTATCTTTAGGTTTCTAGTGGAAATCACCTTGGACTTTTGAGaagtttttctcaattttgtgacattttatagaccaaataaTGAATCTCGAAACTCTTTGGCACAcaaatcgataataaatacagttatatatatttcagggctgcaactaacttCATTACCACATTATCAGTTAAACTGCAGATTATGTCATtcaatgattgattgattgctctTTAAAACACCTGAAATGGAGGaaaattcactttttatgtctttaattaCTGGTTTTGATCAACCAAATGTCCAAAACCCAGATATTCAGCTAACCGTGCTTATAAAACGATAAAAGCCAAACATTTGAGAACctggagaaaaaataatttatcatagCAATATGTTTAAATCCTAAATTACTGTCACGACAGGAGAAGGTTTTCTATTCAGCTTGTTTTACTTCCCCAGTAATCTGTAATGTCAGCTCTTTGTGGCCTGACACAGGCTGCtgtctttttgtgggttttgtccactaaacaaaacttaaaaagaGTTCTGAATCATGTGCTGATGTGTCAGACAGAGCAAGCCGTGTCATGTTACTGAGAGAGGAATAATAGAAATTTAACAGGTTCATTTCATAACAGTCACCTGACACCTGCGTTGCCACAGCGCTGCCTCACTGCTTTTAAAGCCTACAGCTGAGATCAGGTACAGCTTGCAGACTGATACTTCTGGTGCTTCTTTACTTCAATTCAAACATGAACCACAGTAGACAGGACGGTCGTAGCCGTCGATACATTTCCTTCTTCTTTCATTGATGAGCTCAGTGGTCGTTGCTTTTAAAGGAAGTGCTGTGTCATCGCCTTCCACATTCCCTTGCTTTGCATTTTGAAGCAGACAGGACGCTCACATGCTTCCTCTGACCGCCTGACTGTAAAAAATTGTGTACTCATTAACTTCATCACATCATCGTGTCTGACTGTGCAGTACTTTATGCCACAGTTAAACAAATTTACCTTCATTGTAGAAAACTTGTTCACATCTGCAATTTCATTTGGCTGTCTTTCAAATGAGCAAAACTCAGTTCTAGACCcggatatatttttttaacatgctgaAATAAGTGGAAAAAACAGAGTGCATTTAGAGCTGAGCTTTGTCCAGCAACCCGTTACTTGTTTTGTTCTCAAGCACTGAGAGAAACACCTGATTTTAAGCATAGAGCAGTTTTAAATGcatgtaataaataatttgaTACAATGCACAATTCTCCTACAGGACAACATTTTAGCTTCCCAAAACCTTTCTTGCTTTGACATTGGCctgaaaatgtcagaaaatagtgggTCCGTTAGGTGAAGTGTTTGGGTTGCTTGTTTTGTGTGACTTACAGctcaaaaaacatatatatgacAAAggacatataaatatatatgacagaaaaaaaaggcagttcattatttatttatttattcatctaaaGAGGCATCCCCATGCCAATGCCACCAGCTTGGGTCAAAATCCAGTAGATCATATTCATACCAGGTTATATTTATGTAACATTCATCACATGAGGTGCATCACAGAGGtggtcattaaaatgtcttaacgTTTATTCAGCTAAACACgagattatattatatatatatatatatatgtatataaataaagattatttaaTCTTAGATGCTGGAACCAGCTAAAGTTTGTTTGGGTgtccatccctccctctgtccCAATCTTGTGAACATGATATCTCAGGAATGTCCACTTGGACTTAACGATGAACTAGTTACATTTAGAAGTGAAAGGCCAGGGTCACTgtgctcttgttttttttttctagtttaaatcaaaatcaaaattactttatttatccccaaggggaaattcagttaatctggtagaatctctggaagGTTGCATTATAGTAAGGTGATGTAGTTTTCTGACATTAACAGCCTGTTTAatctgttctattgtttacattttcctcatttttgtcattatatatCCACATATTACCGCTGATTGTTAGTTAAAATACTGGCATGCTCTGCCCTACATTGAtgtaaaactgcaattttacTGGTTGGCAGAGGTATACAACCACAAGGCAATAATTCTAGTTTATGTGTATATGGTTGTGTAAAATTTCCATAATTAAGTTTTTGTCTTCTTGTCTGACAGATGGGCTGACTTGTTCTCAGCGAAGGGTTGCCGTGATGACCCTGAACATCCGTTTACTCACCCGTTCGTACAGGTAAAGTAATAAAATGCAGGTCACTGAACTGTGTTGCACTTAGTTTTAACTCAGTGTCAACTGGTTTAAATGCCAAATGTTATTAAATGGAAACatctacttaaaaaaaacttgtttatatatttatatctcttCAAGTAAGATTTTGGGAAATTAAATTGttccattgaaaatgttcaTGATACCCAGGTCTATGAAGGCCATGGACATGTACATGCATCTCTTTGTACTACTTCATTAAGTGATTGTTCTGTAAACTGTAatctgtaattattttttcaactgctgtttcctctctctctccgtctgtctgtccagGCAGTGGGGATGTTTCTGGGCGAGTTCAGCTGTCTCGCCGTCTTCTACATCTTACTTTGCCATGACCGACGAAGGCCTGAGCCCAAGATTAACCCGGGCCAGAGCTTCAACCCTTTCCTCTTCTTCCCACCCGCCATGTGTGACATGACGGCCACCTCCATCATGTATGTTGGTGAGTGACCTTTAGTAGCCTTTATCTGCTAAATGTTTAGAAAACTTTAAAGCTTGTTTAAAGTGCTCAGGAGTTCAGGTTTTATTCCTGATCTTTGGCCAAACAGACTAGTTTCCTAAACGTCAGGAGAACAGATATTGGAGTCAAAGATAATGTTGTTTACCTCAGCgtcacttgtgtgtgtttgttatgtcGCTGCTGCTTTCCAGCGTCATGGAGCAGCTTCAATTGATTGTTTGAAGATCTTTTTCCAAGtactaaatatgtaaaatggtcttggtttttaaaacttttttttgttttgcagctcTCAACATGACCAGCGCCTCCAGCTTCCAGATGCTGCGAGGAGCCGTCATCATCTTCACCGGTCTGCTTTCTGTGGCGTTCCTGGGGCGACGCCTGAAGCCCAATCAGTGGATCGGCATCCTCATCACCATCCTGGGCCTGGTGATCGTTGGCCTCGCCGACTTCTTCAGCGGGCACAAAGAGGAGCACAAGCTCAGTGAGGTCATCACAGGTGAGGTGGAGTTTACCTTGcgctttattttctctgttcagTTCACATCACTGCAAGATAACAGCAAGAgaagtaaacaaacacacaaaatgcagtGCAACCCTGAACTTATCTAGACGTTACCTggaggagctgtgtgtgtgagaatgcaAATATCGGTTGTGCTGGACATTAAGGGGACTTTAACCTGCCAGCTCCCCAGTACAAAGTCTGTGTGATGTCCAGCTGAGCCGGTGTGTGAatagtagaggtgggggaaaaaattgaaacagcatagtattgcaatattttgcatggttATGACATATTGAcccatggctgccaagtatcggtATTTGGGGGTTTCATATGAAACATGAAgttctaaggaatctataggcctttttttatgtttcattcaaaaaaactCAGAGCTTGAAAGTTTgaaagcttaaagttgaggaaagtttgagaaaatgctgcaattgttaaatacatgtttgatatcagttaagttcaaattgacttttttttactttgttggtcagtctttAGGTTTGATTCATAAAAAGACTGAATtaagatgaatagactgagaattttctcacacaaaatgcagttaaatagcAATATATTCCTATCACAATAcccaccatatcgcaaaatgcttaaaatctcaataataaTGTATCGTGACTTAAATATCAGCATAAAATTGTAtagtggggcctctgctgattcacacctctaatgaaTAGATCGGGTCATTGTCCAGAGCAGcaagttgttgatgtttttatcatGCGACTGGAGCAAAACAGGATAAATACAAACATCCAATCCTAAAGAAGAGTCttttacacaaaaacaccaatgaAAATGTCCAGCTGTGTCCGTGAATACTGCCTCATGTCCTCCTTCTACACACTTCAAGGTTCCACCTCTCACCTAAACAAACACAGTGGTTTCAGTCAGTGAGTATGGAAGTGAAAGGGGAACTTTAAACAATGTCCTGAAGTCATCTGAAAACTGTTCTTAGTGTAGCTGTATGCTTTTATTAAGTATGGAACTAAGTGTTTGCTTATGAAACTGTGTAGGAGGAAACACTGACGAATCAAATCTCAGTACAACATGAACTGACACTGAAACTATTTTCCCTTCCTAAAACTAGTAAATTAAACACCTCAACTCTCTTCTGTGCTGCAGGAGACCTCCTGATCATCATGGCTCAGATTATCGTCTCAGTTCAGATGGTCCTGGAGGAAAAGTTTGTCTCCAGACATGATATTCATCCTCTTCGGGCTGTTGGAACTGAAGGTACAGCTCTTGTTCATCTGTAGTTACATGCAACGTGTTTTAGGAAATCcaaaagaagaaatgtgacCTAACAAAAGAACAGAGAAGAACACAAAGAGTGAGCCAAAGTCCTGAATGTTAAAAGAAGTAAATAATGAGGAATGCACAGGTGAAATGTCAAATAACAAGCtagtgtttgtctgttttcctttttaagaGAAAGGAAGATCTATATGAGAGTATTGTAAAGTTTTAAATATCTCCATGACTGTCAAGGCTGTTAAATAAAGGCTGAGAGTTGCTACAGAAAATCCATTAGTGCAGCTTtccacatttttatgtttttgaaaagtGTCATCCTTTGAATAAGTTCTTCAAATGTATTGTGCACATGTAATCTATGTGTAGTGttgctatttacattttattctttttcaccTGTTTTTTGAGAAATGTCTGGCTATGTCTGATTAATGTTATTGCCCTGAATATGGGTTCATTTGGTTAAATGTAGTGGTTTGCAATATTACTGACAAGTAAAGAAAgcaggaaaatatatttttgagaaCTACATTTGTAGCAATTAGTTGactaagtaagtaaaaaaaaaagtaagtaaaaaaaatgattgccACCATTAATTGGTGATTTgtcatgaaaaaatgaaaataaaaagctgttttaagcctttaaaatacagaaaaatactgCTTTTCCCTGATTTATATTATACTGAGtatctttgggtttttgttgatggacatttttcattatgttcttacattattttatcttttgttttgtgAGTAActggatcattttgtttcttcaaaTACAGCAGGATTAATCACTTTGTAGTTGAGCTGATCACACACAGTGATGAAGTGTTGCAGGAAGacttaatttgtaattgttacAAGCTAAAAATGGTTGCAACAACTTTTATAGTCCATATCAAATTCTGTCCTTCTGTTATTTCCAGGTTTCTTCGGGTTCTTCGTCCTGTCGCTGCTCCTCATCCCGATGTATTTCATCCACGTGGGAGACTTCAGCAACAACCCCCGGATGGTCCTGGAGGACGCGCTGGACGCCTTCTGCCAGATCGGACACCAGCCTCTCATCCTGCTCGCTCTGCTGGGCAACACGGTTAGCATCGCCTTCTTCAACTTCGCCGGCATCAGCGTCACCAAGGAGATCAGCGCCACCACCCGCATGGTGCTGGACAGCCTGCGCACGCTGGTCATCTGGGCGGTGAGCCTGGCGCTGGGCTGGGAGCAGTTCCACGGTCTGCAGGTGCTCGGCTTCATCGTCCTGCTGCTGGGCACGGCCATCTACAACGCGCTGCACGAGCCCCTGGTGGCCAGGATCCCCTGCTGCGCTTGGATGGTGAACCGACAGGAGGAGGCCAGcgtgggagagagggagagactgcTGGCCGACGGCAGCGTGCAGAACGGAGACGACAGCTAAAACTTTAGCACTGAGGATGTCCCCGTGTGCTGGACTGTCTTTCACGTATGCTGTCGGTGGTAGtctctttttaaatgtgtgttgttgttgtttcacacACCAGATTTGAACTGACCTCACAGTTTTTATAATAAGTTTCTAAGCTCTTTTAGAGGAATAGTTCGACACATACGGGCATGGAAAAAATGGTGGAAGACCacccttttttcttcaatttcttgttctttttaatgcctggtacaactaaaggtacatttgtttggacaaatataatggtaacaacaaaaatagctcataagagtttaatttaagagctggtatctagccattttccatggttttcttgataataaacaaaataattttcaagaaaaccatggaaaatggctagataccagctcttaaattaaactcttatgagctatttttgttgttatcattatatttgtccaaacaaatttacttttagttgtaccaggcatcaaaTTAACAATAtagtgaagaaaacaaatattttttttttccgtgACTGTAGGTACTGTCAATCCCAAAAAAATTTGTTCCCAAATTGTTCCAATATTCCTTTAAAAGTTTGAAGGAGCCTTTATATTACAATACAgcttttttaaaagagatttaTTTAAGTGAGAACTTATTAATTTGTAGTTTAAGGTACTtctaaaacaaaactgaaataatTTTATAGCCAGTTTCAACAACTTTTTGGacccttttgcttttttttttattcttaaaaaaaacttgaactgacttttattttttatttagttataaaTCACCGGACCACAGGTTTTTATGAAAATGGCTGTCGCACAAGATGATAATAACAACTTGAATTGATGAATCACTGGTTCTGATGGTGTTTTAAgaatatgtttttatcttttaattgtTGCTGCTCATGATTGTGCCAAATTGTTTTCACTGACGATTGTTACAGTCGTTCAACATTTCGTTTGTCATCAAaatgagaagtcatttttttttttttattcatctcaTTCTCAGTTAAGTTGAATACAGAATCGATTTTGCACAGAAAAGCAGTTTTAAAAGAATATGTCTGTATATTTGCTCTAAATTTGTATTGATTCATTTGTACAGATGGACAGATTG is a window from the Centropristis striata isolate RG_2023a ecotype Rhode Island chromosome 18, C.striata_1.0, whole genome shotgun sequence genome containing:
- the slc35f6 gene encoding solute carrier family 35 member F6, giving the protein MAWTKYQLFLAGLMLTTGSLNTLSAKWADLFSAKGCRDDPEHPFTHPFVQAVGMFLGEFSCLAVFYILLCHDRRRPEPKINPGQSFNPFLFFPPAMCDMTATSIMYVALNMTSASSFQMLRGAVIIFTGLLSVAFLGRRLKPNQWIGILITILGLVIVGLADFFSGHKEEHKLSEVITGDLLIIMAQIIVSVQMVLEEKFVSRHDIHPLRAVGTEGFFGFFVLSLLLIPMYFIHVGDFSNNPRMVLEDALDAFCQIGHQPLILLALLGNTVSIAFFNFAGISVTKEISATTRMVLDSLRTLVIWAVSLALGWEQFHGLQVLGFIVLLLGTAIYNALHEPLVARIPCCAWMVNRQEEASVGERERLLADGSVQNGDDS